The sequence below is a genomic window from Humulus lupulus chromosome 3, drHumLupu1.1, whole genome shotgun sequence.
atataatcaAAGAGGACATTCCTAATTCAAACATGTTTCTACTCTATATGAGATGTATGCATGAATTAGATATATTGCGTGGgtaatatgaatgacatgttataatgcatgacaatgtcattaaacacttttaatacattcaaatatttaaataaatttgagCCGAGTGTTTTGGGtaattctagaaaaattacaagacttgcaataatttacaaaataaataaaaataaaaccaaggcaTCATGTAGAATCTCCTTCTCCATCTTTTGGGtcttctatttttaaattataaattcgggatatattattccactaaaaatatgagatttcaCTCTTGTAATtgtagacatttatttattgagtacttttaaacatataaaaagtATCCATTGGTTTACTCAcaacatacaattcaatcatctattaatggttcataattaaagtatgaattaaccaccgtttaacctctttaattttatattgtttccttaagtactattaacgTTACTaatgaatgttaattcataaactgatttatgaatttgagctcaataaccttccagctccaaaagccaacccttaagagaaccattattcaattcatcTAGGAaaggtatatattccatatcCATATATTATGTCCCCAGATATTTACataaatgagttcccaaaacaaaagttttcagcctgatcattctaacaaaccataacgagtgaatcaaagaactcatatgacataaacaagacttcataataacttcaggattaagatcaatttgcaAATGATCAtcttattaatatatttaattaatactcaTAAAGTAAATTGTATTATTAAGtgttaataacatatcgggtctcgTCATGTATAACCATtatatacaaagtacctccactaagatgtcctactatatcagtaatctggatctagattacatgtattcataatactagtgaaccgtacttacagtatttaattcaaagatttcatataactttgttttactgcgaattgtttaaatttgttccctacaatcttaatcttcTCATACCAAtgcaagattgtagtcacaataacgaatttgagaattttctgatattctaataataataatgaacaaACAATATTTGCAAaaaatcatttcaattatttatttcataaaacattgttcaaaacatatgctttaaagggcactaatctcAACATTGACTACCAAGAAAAATTTTCCCCTGTAGCTAAATTATATTTCATCCGAGTATTGCTATCTCTCACTGTAAACTCTAGTTGGCCATTACACCAATTTGATGTAAACAAATACTTTTTTTAATGGAGATCTAGAAGAAGAAGGATTTATGAGTCCTCCACTCCAATTTTTACTGTGCGATGGTTAGTTGTTCACGGACTGGCTGTACCTACCGTTTCTTTTTTGGGGGTCAATATCAGCAATGCAGTTCATCCAATGATAAACCTAATCCGAATCATAGAGCTATGACACAATCAAACCCGGACGAACAAAATGTTGAATTGAATCGTACCAGTCTCTACTGGGGGTTATTACTCATTTTTGTACTTGTTGTTTTATTTTCCAattatttctttaattaaaaaaaagagaagaatagGAAACTGGTTTCGAAAAAAGTTTTGGATTCGGGAAAGTATGCAAATTGAAGAAGTCTTTATATGGGCTTAAGAAATCTCCCAGAGCCTGGTTTGAGCACTTCGGTAAAGTGATAAAACACCATGGATATACTCTAGAGTCAAGCAGATCATACGATGATGTTCTATAAACATTTGAAGGAAGGGAAAGTGGCTATCTTGATCGTGTATGTGGATGGTATTGTGTTAACTGGGAGTGATCATTGTGAACTTAATGAGTTAAAAAAGAGACTTGTCGAGGAATTCGAGATCAAAGACTTGGGtacattaaaatattttcttggaATGGAATTGCTAGGTCCAAAGAAGGTATCTTTGCTAATAAGCATAAGTATGTTCTTGATCTGCTTAATGAGACATGTATGCTAGGGTGTAAGCCTATTGAAACAGCAATTGAACCAAATGTCAAGTTGCAACCCACACAAGCAGAGAATGTGAAGGACCGAGAGCGTTATCAAAGACTAGGTGGAAGACTGATTTACCTATCGAATACATTGCCAAATATTGCATTCTCGTTTAGTATGGAGAGTTAGTTTATGCATTCACCTGGGCCCGAGCACTTCGAAACTATCTACATAATCTTAAGGTATCTAAAAGGAACACCtagaaaggacttatgtttaAGTTGAGGGGGCTTTTACATATTGAAGCTTATACAGGTGCAGATTGGGTTGGAAGTGTAGTATATAGAAGAACTACATCAGGGAACTGTTCATATATTGGAGGTAACTTAGTTACGTGGCGGAGTAAAAAACAGAATGTGGTTGCCAGAAGTAGTGTTGATGCTGAGTTTAGAGTTGTAGCTTATGGTATGTGTGAAATCTTGTGGATAATAAGACTACTTGAAGAGTTGAAGGTATATCAATCATCACCTATGAAAATATATTGTGATAACATGGCGGCCATCTTAATTTCTCATAGTCCAGTTCTTCATGACCGTAAGAAACATGGAGAAGTGGATAAACATTTCATCAAAGAGAAGGTAGAGGATGGACTTATCTATATGACTTATATTTCTATCGAAGAGCAAATAGCAGATATCTTTATAAAAGGATTGTTCAAAAGGCAGTTTGATTTTTTGAGTAGCGAGCTAGCTATGGAATACATTTTTAAAccatcttgagggggagtgttgaaGAAAATCAAATTAATTTAGGAAGTTGTTTTTTAGAATGATTCTTGTAAAACTGTAGAATAGTTGGATAGTTGACTAATTTCCTTATTTTAAGAAAGTAGTTAAGAGATTTATGTCTCTATATTAATACAGTTTTGGGTAACCTTATATATGTAAAtacatatttatagtgaaaaaataaaatatcataaaattatcCCATTTCTATTTTGATTTTGTTATaactttttttctaaaataaattaATGATTTAACCGTACCATTTCGCACCACAAGTAGGTGCAGTGTGGTTTGCGATTAATgcccaaaaaataataattaattttcacttAAATGTACTTTGTGTATTGGTTAAATTTTTTTATGTCTTCACCGTCTATCCATCTGCACCGCGCTCACCCGTATCAAGTATTATTTGCCTAATTATAGATGATATTATTCATTTGTTGGATCTTGATGGTTTTATGGGATTATTATGGTGCGCTTGTAATGAATTGAACAAACAAGCATATCCATGGATCTAACCAAAGCACATGATATGTTGTTCGTCAGACAATTAATTATCTTGCTGAAACAAGTTAAGTGAAAGATGGCATCAGCATTATGATGGTGGGTTCAAGTTAAGATGAGCATATGTGACAATCAGTAAGAGTCCTTGCACCGTGGACACTAAGCATTGCTGTCATTATCCAAGAGGATTGTTGGATGTCTCCGTTCAAAAATAAAACTTATTTGGTTTGTTGGAATTGACATTGGAATGGAATCACATATCCAATTCCTTTGTTTGCTTTGGAGTGTTAGCTCTAGGAATAAGTTTCCAGTGAAATAAAAATCCCATTAAATGGTGGAATTTGGATTCATGTGCTCCACCAACGGAAAGGAGAATCATTTCCAatatattattcaaaataaaagtgAAATTGACCATTTAACCCAACTTTTTTCTCCACAAATAAGGAATTAAAATCCTATCTGCTATTGTTACATATTATTTTAGTCTATCATAAATTaagtaataatttttatttataaaaaaattaatttaaattatctataataattatattattttattttaaatttaaatcataaatatcTTTCTAAATTACtcaaattttgaatattttaaaaaatataaatacaataattaaagTGGGAACATTTTTGTCAATTTATCACTTATTTCATTCCATTCTCACAccaaaccaaacaaaataatcatGATTCCATTGTTCATTCCAATAACAAACCAAACATAGTAATCAATTTTCATTACCATTCTTATTCTATTCCATTACTATTCTCATTACCGTTACCATTCCACCAAATCAAATGTTATCTAATAGTTCAAAAAGAAttcatttttcaaaaataaactGTATTATATAAAGATTGCAAGAGAACATATACATGGAGGAATTTCTTCCATTCATGGCGAAAGAGCAATGAGTAGAAATATTAAAATTACAACCAATATTTTTATAAATGTCACTGGAAATTTAGACAATAGaatataatttgattaaaaaaaaactcGTAGCTCATTATGGTACAGTATTATTATTAAAGCCATTGCTACAAGACTCAAAGGCTAATCTAAGGACGTCTCATAATAATACAAGATTAAATTCTAAGGCAATGATGTCCAGCTCGACATATATCTTTTACCATTTTCCATGTTTAATCAAAATTATTTTCATGAATCGGAACTATTTTCATTGATAAAAGTTCATACTATAACTTAAAATTCCAATGACACAATAATCATAAGACAAGCAAAGCTTTCACTCAAGTTCCAATGACCTTTTTACTCTTCTCCAATAACACCATTATATTGTGGCAACTGAATTGACACAAAGACTGCTAGTTGGATATCTATTTTGAAGGTTCCTCTGCTCCGCTACTATTAACCAACTGGTAAAAAGTAAATGCAAAAACATCAGTACTCAATACGCATGAGAAAAGGTGAAAAGTAATACAATTGGTTGGCAAGGAGTGTTTTATACCAAGGAACCAAGTTGCTCGAATGCTTCCATAACTTTTGAATCTTTCTCATCTTCATATCCAACTTGTACTATTCTTGGTCCATTGACAGACCAAAAGGCTCTCCGTCCTGCCTCCTGGAAAAATGCGAAGTAAAAGAATAGAGAACTCAAGAGTAGCTTTACAAAATTTGATGTAATTTAGTATTAGAATATAAGAACGCAGATCACAGCATGCAACTACTTATTTAACCTGTAATGATATCAAGTATATTGCCTCCAGGGCTTGAATGCGAATATCAGGATCGACAACTGGTTCACGCTCGATTAAGAGCACACTACCAAGTTCAAGTGGCATTTTTGATGTGTCTTGTTCACTGTAAACCTGAAAATTTCCGCCAaacaaagagaaaaagaagaTACTAATGAGAGGAAGTTGAAAGTTGAAATTCTAAATTTGCTTTTAATAAGGGAAGGAACAACAAACTATAACATGTATAacagaaaatgaaaaagaaaattcaAATGAATCAAATATTACAACTATTTGAGAACTAAAATTAGTAACTATCATTATATGAAACTACCTCATCACTACTTTGGCTAATCAGTAAATTGAAATAACAAATGACAAACAATTCCACCCATGTCGCAACATACATCATACATGCATTTGAATCCTGGACAATTCATCCACCCATGCATCATACATGCAGTCTTTTGTTTAAAACCAGTGAAGATATTTCAATGTTGACTCCAGCAAAACTGAAGTTTAACAACATCCAGCATTAATTTAACAGAAGCCTTTTATTCTACTCAAATTTTAAACTGGTAGATCGAATTAAAAGCACAGAGAAAATACAAGTACAGACATAATTAATCACTGTCTGATAGCAGTCATGACAAATTAAAGAAAACATTAGCAAATTAAAGTAAGAGGAGGCTACAGAGTATCACCTTGTTTCCAGCGACTGGTAGAAGCAGAGCTGGCCAAAGGAACTCAGACATCAAAAGTAAATTCTGTAGCTCATTCTCAGCTTCAAAACAACAGTTGCGAACTGTTCCATAAACCTATAAGAACCAAATGCCTTACCAAAATCAAGTTGAGATGATATACAAAATCCATGAACTACATTTCCATTTGAGACCTCTTTGCTTATTAAGTGAAGTGTAACTTATAAAATGTTGACATTAAATGAATTGAGAGAAGCATTGTTCTCTATACACAGATAAGGAAAAAAGGCACAAGAAAAAATCTGGGTTTCAAGGTAATCTATAGTACATACCCCTTTCCTTCTCAATGAATTAGGTGAGTCAAACTGTCTAACCATCTGCTTCAAAAGCCCCCTCTTAGGATCCAGTAAAAGTTCCCTTCCTGCTTTGTTCTTTGAAATGTTTACAAGTATGGAACCAACATGTTCAAATGCATCTTCTGGTCACCACATGATAAAAAGTGCCACAAATGTCAAACAAGTATTAactaacacacacacacacacactaacAATCTTCTACTGTAGTCTACCTCTGGTTTCACTTGAAGATCTGCAAAATGATCTAACAAGTTTCATAACATAGAGTCCTTGCATCTTCTCATCTCCAGCCTAAAAAGTTAGCATCAAAAGTAAAGAATAAGTAAACTAATCTTTTAAAAACATACTGCGCTGACAAAATATAAGAAATAGATGGATAAGacataaacaaaataatatttcaaaaaCTATTAAAGAAGAAAAACACACCTGAAGCAAGGAAGTGATACCAGCATCAAATTGTGTAAGATTCACTAAAAGCATAACCAATAAGTGGCCAATGCTAGACTCCGGCTTATATAGCATATCCATAGCTGTTTTAACTATTCCAATCTCAACCATCTTTTCTGCCAAATCATAATTTTGTGAAAGATTAACAAGAGCTTCGGCTGCAGGTTCTGAAATCTCCTGAGAAAAAACAGGCAAACCAACATCTTAATATCCAAACAGCATCAATCAGTTGGCTCAAGATATAGATAATCGCATAAAATAACTTAAATTGCATCAAAATTAAAACTTGATTCTTAAGTGATAACCACAACATTGCATTATAACAACTTCATCACTTTAGTTCAATTCATTTGGTTCCTAAATCATTATTAGTCCTCAAAATATCACAAAGCTTAATGA
It includes:
- the LOC133823063 gene encoding uncharacterized protein LOC133823063; the encoded protein is MATELEELVDFLSSSSQKVTKAAVDIVRGLTGSDDGLKSLANYANTLVPSLSRLLNAPKEISEPAAEALVNLSQNYDLAEKMVEIGIVKTAMDMLYKPESSIGHLLVMLLVNLTQFDAGITSLLQAGDEKMQGLYVMKLVRSFCRSSSETREDAFEHVGSILVNISKNKAGRELLLDPKRGLLKQMVRQFDSPNSLRRKGVYGTVRNCCFEAENELQNLLLMSEFLWPALLLPVAGNKVYSEQDTSKMPLELGSVLLIEREPVVDPDIRIQALEAIYLISLQEAGRRAFWSVNGPRIVQVGYEDEKDSKVMEAFEQLGSLLVNSSGAEEPSK